In a single window of the Bufo bufo chromosome 5, aBufBuf1.1, whole genome shotgun sequence genome:
- the LOC121002488 gene encoding E3 SUMO-protein ligase ZBED1-like: protein MIARVIEQQNALSKILSTDRKVRHLLPSWQDLEVLESVNKALSPLQDFTDALSGESYVSISCVKPALNLLNTSVLAEEEEDTDLTKSLKSRILQYLNEKYEVTQDLLNMASFMDPRFRTQYLSADETQSIKDRVIAELQELQQHQPEPQSTAVMEGDSHVGNPPAAKTKKKSLASFFKESTRAAAPLPSGNTAFDPIEQFREAVAAELNIYIYMPLIDHGEDPLKWWKFHKINFPRLCKLAQKYLCIQATSSASERAFSSSGNIVSNHRSLSETRQGGYAGVFVKEPLSKCFKIGFRKYL, encoded by the exons ATGATAGCACGAGTCATAGAGCAGCAAAATGCTCTGTCCAAGATTCTCTCCACAGACCGTAAAGTGAGACACCTACTGCCCTCATGGCAGGACCTGGAGGTTTTGGAATCAGTTAACAAGGCCCTCAGTCCACTACAAGATTTCACAGATGCCCTATCAGGTGAAAGTTATGTAAGCATTTCCTGTGTCAAGCCTGCTCTCAATCTCCTGAACACTTCTGTGTTGGCTGAAGAAGAAGAGGACACTGACCTAACCAAGTCACTAAAATCAAGAATTCTACAGTACCTTAATGAGAAATATGAAGTCACCCAAGACCTGTTAAACATGGCATCTTTTATGGACCCACGGTTCAGAACACAGTACCTGTCAGCCGATGAGACCCAGAGCATCAAAGATCGAGTCATCGCTGAGTTGCAG GAACTTCAGCAGCATCAGCCTGAACCCCAAAGCACTGCAGTGATGGAGGGGGATAGTCATGTGGGAAACCCACCTGCTGCGAAAACCAAGAAGAAAAGTCTTGCAAGTTTTTTTAAGGAATCTACACGTGCAGCAGCACCACTGCCGTCAGGCAACACTGCATTTGATCCCATAGAACAGTTTAGAGAAGCAGTGGCTGCAGAACTCAATATTTACATTTATATGCCACTTATAGATCATGGAGAAGATCCTTTGAAATGGTGGAAGTTTCACAAGATCAACTTCCCTAGGCTATGCAAATTAGCACAAAAATATCTGTGTATCCAAGCAACAAGCTCTGCGTCAGAGAGGGCTTTTAGCAGCAGTGGTAATATTGTATCTAACCATCGGTCCTTGTCTGAAACCAGACAAGGTGGATATGCTGGTGTTTTTGTCAAAGAACCTCTCAGCAAGTGTTTCAAAATAGGATTTAGGAAGTACTTATAA